One Succinispira mobilis DSM 6222 genomic window carries:
- a CDS encoding tagaturonate epimerase family protein: protein MAIKKERALEIMKKFTGCEIYPASFTEAQDCFLAITNRADYKRLVCVTEKKSALFNALQAEREQTQAGIQCKVAPLSGANAEIVRRTIDWAAPSACGRQALSLGLGDRLGLITPGHLQAVAGKNIKPVLAQQSVRECTLTKRNFRGVLDAATWGVLQAGYRDGYGADGDHLKTEEEIAGVLMLGYSMITLDCSEKIDNSIAELSAEQVVAKYQALPEDFREKVEKYYLEQEFTVGEFTISYTLEQLQRIVLTYAEAIVFASYIYRTYLKRTPWPIDFELSIDETITVTSPQDHFLVANELERQEVKLTSVAPRFCGEFQKGVDYIGDLAQFEAEFKVHAAIADKLGYRLSIHSGSDKLSVYPIIAKYTQGRVHVKTAGTNWLEGLRLICRVDKKLFREVVDFARAHFQEARAYYHVSTDLNKVPQTADLADAELETLLNINDGRQMLHITYGLILSDATLQEKLYAIWAANEQLHYELVVAHIGEHIQKLGR, encoded by the coding sequence ATGGCAATAAAAAAAGAACGTGCATTAGAAATTATGAAGAAATTTACTGGCTGCGAAATTTATCCCGCTTCATTTACGGAAGCGCAGGATTGTTTTTTGGCTATCACCAATAGAGCCGACTATAAAAGATTGGTTTGTGTGACAGAAAAAAAATCAGCCCTATTTAATGCTTTGCAAGCAGAACGCGAACAAACTCAAGCGGGAATCCAGTGTAAAGTAGCACCTTTAAGTGGAGCGAATGCAGAAATCGTGCGCCGGACTATTGATTGGGCAGCACCTAGCGCTTGTGGTCGTCAAGCTTTAAGCTTAGGCCTAGGTGACCGCTTAGGACTGATAACTCCAGGACATTTGCAAGCAGTAGCTGGCAAAAACATCAAACCCGTATTGGCGCAACAATCCGTACGGGAGTGTACATTAACTAAACGAAATTTTCGCGGGGTATTAGATGCTGCGACATGGGGTGTGTTGCAAGCTGGTTATCGGGATGGTTACGGCGCCGATGGCGATCACTTAAAAACAGAAGAAGAAATTGCAGGGGTCTTGATGCTCGGTTATAGCATGATTACCTTGGATTGCTCGGAAAAAATTGACAATAGTATTGCCGAATTGTCCGCTGAGCAGGTTGTCGCCAAATACCAAGCTTTACCAGAAGATTTTCGGGAAAAAGTTGAGAAATACTATCTAGAGCAAGAATTTACTGTGGGTGAGTTTACCATTAGCTATACTTTAGAGCAACTCCAAAGAATTGTGCTTACCTATGCAGAAGCCATTGTGTTTGCGAGTTATATTTATCGCACCTATTTAAAAAGAACACCTTGGCCAATTGATTTTGAATTATCGATTGATGAAACAATTACAGTAACTAGCCCACAAGATCATTTCTTAGTGGCTAATGAATTAGAACGCCAAGAGGTAAAACTTACCAGTGTAGCCCCGCGCTTTTGTGGTGAATTCCAAAAAGGGGTGGACTATATCGGCGACTTAGCTCAATTTGAAGCCGAGTTTAAAGTACATGCGGCGATTGCTGATAAATTAGGTTACCGCTTAAGTATTCATTCTGGTAGCGATAAGCTTAGTGTTTATCCAATTATTGCTAAATATACCCAAGGGCGGGTACATGTAAAAACTGCGGGTACCAACTGGCTCGAAGGCTTACGCTTAATTTGTCGTGTAGATAAAAAATTATTCCGTGAAGTTGTAGATTTTGCGCGGGCACATTTTCAAGAAGCACGAGCTTACTATCATGTAAGTACGGACTTAAATAAAGTGCCGCAAACGGCTGATTTAGCAGATGCAGAACTAGAAACATTGCTAAATATTAATGACGGCCGACAAATGTTGCATATTACTTATGGCTTGATTTTATCAGATGCTACTTTGCAGGAAAAACTTTATGCAATCTGGGCAGCCAACGAGCAATTGCATTATGAACTTGTGGTGGCACATATTGGCGAACATATTCAAAAATTAGGGCGTTAA